A genomic stretch from Leptospira ellinghausenii includes:
- the meaB gene encoding methylmalonyl Co-A mutase-associated GTPase MeaB, translating to MDQENKDSQKPNRSSDKEGHKSALSVNPGVADAPAISPYIKEQRKSLSKKETSAESLAEGILAGNRTALSKAITLVESNLEEHNDKAQAILELVMPKVGNSIRIGITGVPGVGKSTFIESFGSFILEQNRKLAVLAIDPSSQRTKGSILGDKTRMEVLSKAENAFIRPSPSSGSLGGVARKTRESMYLCEAAGFDTIIIETVGVGQSETQVHSMVDFFLLLMLAGAGDELQGIKRGIMEMADLIAINKADGPNEAYATRARAEYESALHLFPAPESKWTPRATTCSGLGGKGIDEIWNLIQDYISTTKTNGYYAKNRDDQTKTWFEESLREAVLDQFFAKEGKKESIAVSESKLMQGKSTLLREIKFLLGQ from the coding sequence ATGGATCAGGAAAACAAAGACTCACAGAAACCAAATCGTTCAAGTGACAAAGAAGGACATAAGTCTGCCCTTTCGGTCAATCCTGGTGTTGCGGATGCTCCTGCTATTTCTCCGTATATCAAAGAACAACGGAAATCCTTATCAAAAAAAGAAACCTCAGCGGAATCCCTCGCCGAAGGAATTCTCGCAGGGAACCGAACTGCCCTCTCCAAAGCCATCACCCTTGTGGAAAGTAATTTAGAGGAACACAATGACAAGGCGCAAGCCATCTTAGAACTTGTGATGCCAAAGGTTGGAAACTCCATTCGCATTGGGATCACTGGTGTTCCTGGTGTGGGAAAATCTACCTTCATTGAAAGTTTTGGAAGTTTTATCCTCGAACAAAATCGAAAACTAGCAGTACTCGCCATTGACCCGAGTAGCCAAAGGACAAAAGGTTCCATCCTCGGTGATAAAACCAGAATGGAAGTTTTGTCCAAAGCAGAAAATGCCTTCATACGGCCTTCACCTAGCAGTGGTTCGCTTGGTGGAGTCGCACGAAAAACACGTGAAAGTATGTATCTCTGTGAAGCGGCGGGGTTTGATACCATCATCATTGAAACTGTGGGTGTGGGCCAGTCTGAAACCCAAGTCCATTCCATGGTGGATTTCTTTTTGTTACTCATGCTTGCGGGTGCGGGAGACGAACTCCAAGGGATCAAACGAGGGATTATGGAGATGGCAGATCTCATTGCCATCAACAAAGCCGATGGTCCAAATGAAGCTTATGCCACTCGGGCAAGAGCTGAATATGAATCAGCCCTCCACCTCTTCCCTGCACCCGAATCCAAATGGACACCTCGTGCCACCACTTGCAGTGGGTTAGGTGGAAAAGGAATCGACGAAATTTGGAATCTCATCCAAGACTACATCAGTACCACAAAAACAAACGGATATTATGCGAAAAATCGCGATGACCAAACCAAAACTTGGTTTGAAGAATCTTTGCGGGAAGCAGTTTTGGATCAGTTTTTTGCAAAAGAAGGGAAAAAAGAATCCATTGCCGTTTCAGAATCCAAACTGATGCAAGGTAAGTCCACACTGCTCCGTGAAATCAAATTCCTCTTAGGACAATAA
- a CDS encoding sensor histidine kinase has protein sequence MNIRVVYHKLLGKQFDPISLIAVYSEILNKLYFLGFAYTLAYAHSVYLEWGKADLTNCYLSFSQLIISLCLVGISFFYRTVNANITKLVRILFFSLVLVEIETGFHDPTIPYFDPRNWLTIIALIGSNSFFYPGLVWQFMIEWTVVFCIYLIRVFIQNDSLIPDETWREMSTIVPLFLVSFFLNHWWFQTRYIAAYRGMLLEEKRRTFFQDIHDSLGSKLTDLVLLCQTLESNAAETSTAVIHKIKELSSDALESLRNQVKEEDQREILQESLIHGLQLLVKKRYKMLGREIVIQSETLKDRMIPIKEPETAHHLLQIFKEISTNDLRHGSGKTICRLEESENSISIDFVTEFKETNPQPPNVNIALPESFWNIGIGEKGIEQRIQFLNGQLEINPSPYRIKMQIPKTLFQL, from the coding sequence ATGAACATTCGTGTTGTCTATCACAAACTTTTGGGCAAACAATTTGACCCAATTTCCTTAATTGCAGTTTACTCAGAAATCTTAAACAAACTGTATTTTTTAGGATTCGCCTACACCCTTGCTTATGCTCATAGCGTTTATTTGGAGTGGGGAAAAGCTGATCTTACGAATTGTTACCTTTCGTTTTCACAGCTCATCATCAGTTTATGTTTAGTCGGGATTTCTTTTTTTTATCGAACTGTGAATGCCAATATCACAAAACTTGTTCGAATTTTGTTTTTTTCCTTGGTCTTAGTCGAAATCGAAACTGGCTTTCATGATCCAACAATCCCTTATTTTGATCCAAGGAATTGGTTAACCATCATTGCACTCATTGGTTCAAATTCATTTTTTTATCCAGGTCTTGTTTGGCAGTTTATGATTGAATGGACCGTTGTTTTTTGCATTTATTTGATACGAGTTTTCATCCAAAATGATTCTTTGATTCCAGATGAAACATGGAGAGAGATGTCTACGATTGTGCCACTCTTTTTAGTTTCTTTCTTTCTAAACCATTGGTGGTTCCAAACACGTTACATCGCAGCGTATCGTGGTATGTTACTCGAAGAAAAACGTAGGACATTTTTCCAAGACATCCATGATAGTTTGGGTTCTAAACTCACGGACTTAGTATTACTCTGCCAAACATTGGAGTCCAATGCAGCAGAAACTTCCACTGCTGTGATCCATAAAATCAAAGAACTTTCTTCTGATGCATTAGAATCTTTGCGGAACCAAGTAAAAGAAGAAGACCAGAGAGAAATTTTGCAAGAATCCCTTATCCATGGTCTGCAACTCCTAGTTAAAAAAAGATATAAAATGTTAGGTAGGGAAATTGTAATCCAAAGCGAAACCCTTAAGGATCGGATGATACCAATCAAAGAACCTGAGACAGCACATCATTTATTACAAATTTTTAAAGAAATCAGTACCAATGATTTAAGGCATGGCAGTGGAAAAACAATTTGTCGTTTAGAGGAAAGCGAAAATTCCATCTCCATAGATTTTGTCACAGAATTCAAGGAAACAAATCCACAGCCTCCAAACGTAAACATTGCACTTCCTGAATCATTTTGGAATATTGGAATTGGAGAAAAAGGGATTGAACAAAGAATCCAATTCCTAAATGGTCAATTAGAAATTAATCCTTCACCTTACCGTATCAAAATGCAAATCCCTAAAACATTATTCCAATTATGA
- a CDS encoding response regulator transcription factor encodes MNVTHIGIIEDNPDYLDSLVGVLKTRDTLAISTWNSAETFDSNPPKQELQLLILDIGLPGASGIDVLKKYHTVDVRKSLVISSLQTDDVIFAAIKLGASGYIWKSELDSLWETIQTILEGGSVISPSIATKVLLAFRKPENNPSLGSNPKKEKELGLEVLSPRERQILELIIEGDTPQQIAQLFGTTLGTVRQQIKTIYKKLQVNTRVQMLKKARVFGIF; translated from the coding sequence ATGAATGTAACCCATATTGGCATCATTGAAGACAATCCTGACTATTTAGATTCGTTAGTTGGTGTATTAAAAACAAGAGATACACTTGCCATTTCAACTTGGAATTCTGCAGAAACATTTGATTCAAATCCTCCTAAGCAAGAATTACAATTATTGATTCTTGACATTGGACTCCCAGGTGCCAGTGGTATCGATGTTTTAAAAAAATACCATACTGTTGATGTGAGGAAAAGTCTTGTGATCTCTTCTTTACAAACTGATGATGTGATCTTTGCTGCGATCAAACTCGGTGCATCAGGTTATATCTGGAAGTCCGAATTGGATTCACTTTGGGAAACCATCCAAACAATTTTGGAAGGGGGGAGTGTGATTTCTCCTTCCATCGCCACAAAAGTATTGTTAGCCTTTCGAAAACCGGAAAACAATCCTAGTTTAGGCTCTAATCCTAAAAAAGAAAAGGAATTGGGATTAGAAGTTTTATCCCCAAGGGAAAGGCAAATTTTAGAACTCATCATTGAAGGAGATACTCCCCAACAGATTGCCCAATTGTTTGGAACAACCCTCGGGACTGTCAGGCAACAAATCAAAACCATCTACAAAAAACTCCAGGTGAATACGAGGGTCCAAATGTTAAAAAAAGCGAGGGTATTTGGTATCTTCTGA